The nucleotide sequence TTCTGGCGGCTGCAGGAAGATTACTGATGGCTTGGGATTGTTCTTTGAGCTTTAGTACAGCCTCTGCCTTTTTTCCTGAATCAGCGAGTTTCAGAGCTTCCTCACGGACCACCCTATTTTGTACCAAGGCCGCTTCTTGGGCCACCTCGACATTCAGCGAGGCGTCGGATTCCTTTTGATTTTCCGTCATTTCGATAGAGGCAAGAATCTGTTGTTTTTTATCTTTCCCGCTTTCTTCATCCTTATAATCGATATTTGCCTGAGCTACGTCCATTTTTCCGCCTGAGGCATTCACCACCCGGGCACGGACCAGGAAACTGCGGTTTTGGGATCCGTAAACCTCGGGCAGGATAATCTCCGCGCGGCGGTTGGTAAAACGGATATCCGGCTCACCTACGACTTCGATACCTTCTACCCCCTCGGGGAGCACGATAATCACGCGCAAATTGCGTGCGAGAATGTTTTGGATTTTGCCGAGTTCCTCCGCAAATATCCCGGGTAATTTTTCCGTATCTTGCACGTAATAATAATTCGCCGCTGAAGCCTCAGCCAGTGAAACCATCAAATCCTCATTATAATCATCCCCCAGCCCGATTGTGGTGACTTGGATGCCCTGTTCGCGCAAATTGCGTCCGAGCCGGGCGAGTTCCGCTGGTGAGCTGGGCCCGACATTGGCGATCCCGTCGGAAAGCAGGAAGACACGGTTGACATTTTCTTTGGCGAAGAATTTATTCACTTGCTGAGCGCCCATCTCCACCCCGGCATAAAGGGCCGTACTCCCGCCATCAGTAATTTCCCGGACCAATGACTTTAAATGCGATTTATCTTTGACTTTCTGGGGCGGGATCAGGAGGTTGCTCAGATCATCGTAGATGACCACGGAGATCGTATCCTTTTCAGAAAGCTGGTCGATCGCCACACAGGCGGCCTGTTTTGCCTTTTCAAGCTTGGGCCCCGCCATGGAACCCGATCGGTCCAGTACAAGGGCCAGATTAACCGGGGTCCGCCTTTTTCGGGATGCTTCCCGGCCTTTAAGCTCGAGTTTAATTAAAACCTCGGCATCTTTGGTTTTAACGATCTTATTCCGGTCGGGGGTGAGTTTGACCGTGATTATTTCTTCGCTTTTGCCTGTGGTTAAACAAAGCGCCAGCGCCGCCATTGTGATTGCGATGAATATTGTTTTCATGCCCTCATACTGGCAAATTCCTTCCCCCGTGTTGTCAGGCTATCGTTAATCAATTGTAAAAAAAATGTAATGAGAGATCAGGAATGTGTTAGATTTCCGCTTGTGGGTCGTTCCGCAGTCCTGTAGATTCATGGCGTTCGTCACAGAGAGGTAATCCGTATTCATGTGAACCAGCTTTCACAAAAGCGGGTAAGGGAATATCCGGAATCATTAACT is from Verrucomicrobiota bacterium and encodes:
- a CDS encoding VWA domain-containing protein, with the protein product MKTIFIAITMAALALCLTTGKSEEIITVKLTPDRNKIVKTKDAEVLIKLELKGREASRKRRTPVNLALVLDRSGSMAGPKLEKAKQAACVAIDQLSEKDTISVVIYDDLSNLLIPPQKVKDKSHLKSLVREITDGGSTALYAGVEMGAQQVNKFFAKENVNRVFLLSDGIANVGPSSPAELARLGRNLREQGIQVTTIGLGDDYNEDLMVSLAEASAANYYYVQDTEKLPGIFAEELGKIQNILARNLRVIIVLPEGVEGIEVVGEPDIRFTNRRAEIILPEVYGSQNRSFLVRARVVNASGGKMDVAQANIDYKDEESGKDKKQQILASIEMTENQKESDASLNVEVAQEAALVQNRVVREEALKLADSGKKAEAVLKLKEQSQAISNLPAAARTPKLDQERDSLSAVADEVEAKDGFDKRSRKAFQYENYKQKNQKE